From Tubulanus polymorphus chromosome 9, tnTubPoly1.2, whole genome shotgun sequence, a single genomic window includes:
- the LOC141911195 gene encoding uncharacterized protein LOC141911195 yields the protein MKFAVILCIISTVAASYYGGGGYGAGGGYGAGGGGGYGAGGGGGYGVGVGGGYGAGGGGGYGVGGGGGYGAGGGGGYGVGGGGGYGAGGGGGYGGGGGYGGGYGYAPRAYGSGHNNFGVSNRGGGAHGGHAAGFNRGYGARGNAAGYNRFGNRGYGGFNRAGGHGAKGSRGYVRGQAAQGSFAANRGYNDLDTYNQRAGHLKSVDTAWNNRAGLRARRGYGGVKAQGSNNAHAAGGAQFAKGGYGAASGHAGFANGGAAGYKNGFAKGGGASGFNKGYGAQGGYANDAYGNSGHAGGYY from the exons ATGAAGTTTGCAGTGATCCTGTGTATCATTTCCACGGTGGCCGCTAGCTATTACG GCGGCGGAGGCTACGGAGCTGGAGGAGGTTACGGCGCCGGAGGAGGCGGCGGCTACGGAGCCGGAGGAGGCGGCGGCTACGGAGTAGGAGTAGGTGGTGGCTACGGAGCCGGAGGAGGCGGTGGCTACGGAGTCGGAGGAGGTGGTGGCTACGGAGCCGGAGGAGGCGGTGGTTACGGAGTCGGAGGAGGTGGTGGCTACGGAGCTGGAGGCGGTGGTGGCTACGGAGGAGGTGGTGGCTACGGAGGCGGCTATGGTTATGCCCCGCGTGCATATGGAAGCGGTCACAACAACTTTGGAGTCAGCAACCGCGGAGGTGGTGCTCATGGAGGTCATGCTGCCGGTTTCAACCGAGGATATGGCGCCAGAGGTAATGCTGCTGGCTACAACCGATTCGGTAACCGCGGTTATGGTGGATTCAACCGAGCTGGAGGACATGGCGCTAAAGGTAGTCGAGGGTACGTCCGCGGACAAGCTGCCCAAGGATCTTTCGCCGCCAACCGAGGCTACAACGACCTCGACACATACAACCAAAGAGCCGGACATCTTAAGTCTGTCGATACGGCCTGGAATAACAGAGCTGGCTTGAGAGCTCGTCGTGGTTACGGAGGTGTTAAAGCTCAAGGTTCCAACAATGCCCACGCTGCCGGAGGCGCCCAATTCGCCAAAGGAGGTTACGGCGCTGCCAGTGGTCACGCTGGATTCGCTAATGGCGGAGCTGCCGGATACAAGAACGGATTCGCTAAAGGCGGAGGTGCTAGTGGTTTCAACAAAGGTTACGGAGCCCAAGGTGGATACGCCAACGATGCCTATGGCAACAGCGGTCATGCTGGCGGTTACTACTAA